In one Leptospiraceae bacterium genomic region, the following are encoded:
- a CDS encoding ankyrin repeat domain-containing protein encodes MKKINLIFFCFTILLSTFLTASPNIDLIQGAEKGDTARVSSALKNNALVNFTNKDGDTALIIACRNGHTDIVKALLEKQANVNVQDNEGYTALSEAAYYGYLEIVTMLIQKKAEVNARDKHGDTVLMKAVMSGSVPVVKLLLSKNANIYSVNRTGWTALNFARAMDYNQIAELIIQEGKKK; translated from the coding sequence ATGAAAAAAATTAATCTAATATTTTTTTGTTTCACAATACTTCTCAGCACTTTTTTAACTGCCAGTCCCAATATAGATCTTATACAGGGTGCCGAGAAAGGAGATACTGCCCGTGTTTCCTCTGCTTTAAAAAATAATGCTCTTGTAAACTTCACCAATAAAGATGGAGATACCGCCCTTATTATAGCTTGTAGAAACGGTCATACCGACATAGTAAAAGCTCTACTGGAAAAACAGGCCAATGTAAATGTTCAGGACAACGAAGGTTACACAGCTCTTTCAGAAGCCGCTTATTATGGGTATTTAGAAATAGTTACTATGCTGATTCAAAAAAAAGCAGAGGTGAATGCCAGGGATAAACATGGAGATACCGTATTAATGAAGGCTGTTATGTCAGGTTCCGTTCCTGTTGTAAAACTTCTTTTATCAAAAAATGCTAATATTTATTCCGTAAACCGAACAGGCTGGACTGCACTAAATTTTGCTCGTGCAATGGATTATAACCAGATTGCTGAATTAATTATACAGGAAGGAAAGAAAAAGTAA
- the dusB gene encoding tRNA dihydrouridine synthase DusB yields the protein MLKIRNILINGDIALSPMAGLSDSPYRKLTRKMGSAFSFTEFVSADDIVNKSIRASRLYKYSEIERPLLFQIYGNNLDALTEAAKLVEQLGPDIIDLNMGCSTAKVSARGSGAGLLRRPIYAGKIIESLRNAVSLPVTAKIRLGWDKASMNYKELVRILEESGVEAISVHGRTKDMKYSGEADWESIKEIKQITSVPIFGNGDILSYSTAIKRKADSGVDLVLIGRGALGNPWIFSGLEKQNISVDEFLDVVLEHYNYMKEFYQDMALKLFRKHLASYCEGLEFTKSFKYELVRCENEAEFFAIMDKIRTIKNYSPSLLCA from the coding sequence ATGTTGAAGATCCGTAATATTCTAATAAACGGAGATATTGCTTTATCTCCAATGGCCGGCCTGTCTGATAGTCCGTATAGGAAGCTAACAAGAAAAATGGGTTCAGCTTTTTCTTTTACAGAATTTGTCAGTGCCGATGATATTGTAAATAAGTCGATTCGGGCCAGTCGTCTATATAAATATTCAGAAATAGAGAGGCCTTTACTTTTTCAGATTTATGGAAATAATCTGGATGCTCTGACAGAAGCAGCAAAGCTTGTAGAACAACTAGGACCGGATATAATCGATCTAAATATGGGATGTTCTACTGCTAAGGTTTCTGCCAGAGGTTCCGGTGCCGGCTTACTAAGAAGACCAATTTATGCGGGGAAAATTATCGAGTCTTTACGTAATGCCGTTTCTCTTCCGGTTACAGCTAAGATTCGGCTCGGATGGGATAAAGCTTCTATGAATTATAAAGAATTAGTTCGTATACTGGAAGAATCGGGAGTGGAAGCAATTTCTGTCCATGGAAGAACAAAAGATATGAAATATAGCGGAGAAGCTGATTGGGAATCTATAAAAGAAATCAAGCAAATCACTTCAGTTCCCATATTTGGTAATGGGGATATACTTAGTTATTCTACTGCGATAAAACGAAAAGCCGATTCAGGGGTAGATCTTGTACTTATAGGCAGAGGTGCTTTGGGGAATCCCTGGATTTTTTCCGGTCTTGAAAAACAAAATATTTCAGTAGATGAATTTCTTGATGTAGTATTAGAACATTACAACTATATGAAGGAGTTTTATCAGGATATGGCTCTTAAACTTTTTCGGAAACATCTTGCCTCGTATTGTGAAGGATTAGAATTTACTAAATCTTTTAAATATGAGCTTGTGAGATGTGAAAATGAAGCAGAGTTTTTTGCAATTATGGATAAGATACGGACTATAAAAAATTATAGTCCATCCTTACTCTGTGCGTAA
- a CDS encoding response regulator translates to MNYKILIVEDEAILALAVRKQLENLNYSNLIVSNSVESALQEFHNNTPDIILMDIKIYGDKDGIELAHMIREKSEIPIIFLTGNSDNRTVKRAKDISNSLFLVKPITESELKDALDELLTKEK, encoded by the coding sequence TAAAATCCTAATCGTTGAAGATGAAGCCATCCTGGCTCTTGCAGTAAGAAAACAATTAGAAAACCTAAACTATTCAAATCTTATTGTGTCAAACTCAGTAGAATCAGCTCTGCAGGAGTTTCATAATAATACGCCGGATATTATCCTGATGGATATAAAAATTTATGGGGATAAAGATGGAATTGAGTTGGCACATATGATTCGTGAAAAATCCGAAATACCTATTATTTTTCTTACAGGTAACTCAGATAATAGAACTGTAAAGCGGGCAAAAGATATTTCTAACAGCCTTTTCCTTGTCAAGCCTATCACTGAATCAGAGCTTAAAGATGCCCTCGATGAACTTTTAACAAAAGAAAAATAA
- the gyrA gene encoding DNA gyrase subunit A, which translates to MNTEKESGKIKTLTLSTASRPDVSKALESDVRVIPVEVEDQMKEAYLDYAMSVIVGRALPDVRDGLKPVHRRILHAMNERAWRSDKAYVKCAKIVGEVIGNYHPHGDTAVYDTLVRMVQDFSLRVPLIDGQGNFGSIDGDNPAAYRYTEARLAKVAEELLRDINKETVTFSPNFDDTRMQPDVLPANFPNILVNGTTGIAVGMATNIPPHNLSEAVRAVVAVIKNPDITVKEILQIMPGPDFPTGGTIIGSAGLYSAYSTGKGSIILRAKVEIEVEEKKNRERIVITEIPYQVNKKHMLEKIGELVNEKAIEGISEILDLSNRHGIRIEIYIKKDYNSQVILNQLYKLTQLQASYGITMLAILDNKPKIFTVKDILQSYSEHRHSVIVKRTQYDLRKAEEREHILLGLKIALDNIDEVIRIIRSSESPDTARTSLISAFSLSEVQANAILDMRLQRLTSLEIKKIVEELEEIRVQIADLKDILASPTRVSEIVCTELEEVEKKYGTERKTSISTESVESSSFDVLDLIADENVVVQLSHDQFMKRLPIDTFKRQKRGGKGVQGSNTRSTDFPKIIKIASTHDSLMLFSNKGKVFKFQVHEIPQASKEARGKSLKAIINLEPDEMITSICDLKEFSEDSILMVTRSGVVKKTKLQNFSNAKKSGIIAINLKEGDELIWVDIVSPEDDIILASHKGLALRFNTGTVRDQGRNAGGVTGMRLSAEDKLIGACIVREDAKLLVITENGYGKRTDFDEFSTKGRGGKGMGYVKINDKNGNAVGIASISEEDEIIVIAQSGMVIRVEGKEVSHIGRVTAGVKVVDLKEEDLVQDFAIIQEEKDVEDP; encoded by the coding sequence TTCTACATGCAATGAATGAAAGAGCCTGGAGAAGTGATAAAGCCTATGTTAAATGCGCGAAAATTGTCGGGGAAGTAATTGGTAACTATCACCCTCATGGTGATACAGCAGTTTATGATACTCTTGTTCGTATGGTGCAGGATTTCTCCCTTCGAGTTCCACTAATTGATGGGCAGGGAAACTTTGGTTCTATTGATGGGGATAATCCTGCTGCTTACCGTTACACAGAAGCCAGGCTTGCCAAAGTAGCAGAAGAATTGCTCAGGGATATAAATAAGGAAACTGTTACATTTTCTCCGAACTTTGATGATACCCGGATGCAACCCGATGTTCTTCCGGCAAATTTTCCTAATATTCTTGTAAATGGTACTACAGGAATTGCCGTTGGTATGGCAACGAATATTCCACCGCATAATCTTTCAGAAGCTGTTCGTGCGGTTGTGGCTGTCATTAAAAATCCGGATATTACTGTTAAAGAAATATTGCAAATTATGCCGGGTCCCGACTTCCCTACCGGCGGCACGATTATTGGTTCTGCCGGTCTCTATTCCGCTTATTCTACAGGCAAGGGTTCTATTATACTTCGTGCAAAAGTAGAAATTGAAGTAGAAGAGAAGAAAAATAGGGAACGTATTGTTATTACCGAGATTCCTTACCAGGTTAATAAAAAGCACATGCTGGAAAAAATAGGGGAACTGGTAAATGAGAAAGCAATTGAAGGTATTTCTGAAATATTAGATTTATCAAATCGACATGGAATTCGAATTGAGATTTATATTAAAAAGGATTATAACTCTCAGGTAATCTTAAACCAGCTCTATAAGCTTACCCAGCTACAGGCCAGCTATGGCATTACCATGCTGGCTATACTGGATAATAAGCCTAAGATATTTACCGTAAAAGATATTCTACAATCGTATTCAGAACACAGACATTCTGTAATCGTAAAGAGAACCCAGTATGACCTGAGGAAAGCAGAAGAAAGGGAACACATTTTACTCGGCTTAAAAATAGCCCTGGATAATATTGACGAGGTAATTCGCATTATACGTTCTTCGGAAAGCCCTGACACTGCTAGAACCTCTTTGATAAGTGCCTTTTCTCTTTCGGAAGTCCAGGCGAATGCCATATTGGATATGCGTTTACAGCGCTTAACTTCCTTAGAAATAAAAAAGATAGTCGAAGAGTTAGAAGAAATAAGAGTCCAGATAGCCGATTTGAAAGATATTCTGGCAAGCCCTACAAGGGTAAGCGAGATAGTCTGTACGGAATTAGAAGAAGTAGAGAAAAAATATGGTACAGAAAGAAAAACTTCTATCAGCACGGAATCTGTGGAAAGTTCTTCTTTTGATGTCTTAGACTTGATTGCAGATGAAAATGTGGTAGTTCAACTGAGTCATGACCAATTCATGAAGCGCCTGCCTATAGATACTTTCAAAAGACAGAAACGGGGCGGAAAAGGTGTACAGGGAAGTAATACTCGTTCAACGGACTTTCCTAAAATTATAAAGATTGCTTCTACCCATGATAGCCTGATGCTTTTTTCCAACAAAGGTAAGGTTTTTAAATTTCAAGTTCACGAGATACCGCAGGCCAGTAAGGAAGCAAGAGGCAAGTCTTTAAAAGCAATTATTAATTTAGAACCGGATGAGATGATTACTTCTATCTGTGATTTAAAAGAATTTTCCGAAGATTCTATTCTGATGGTGACCCGTTCCGGTGTAGTAAAGAAAACGAAGCTTCAAAATTTTTCAAATGCCAAGAAATCCGGAATCATTGCCATAAATCTAAAAGAGGGTGATGAGCTTATCTGGGTAGATATTGTTTCTCCGGAAGACGATATTATTCTTGCCAGTCATAAGGGACTTGCTCTTCGTTTTAATACCGGAACCGTTCGGGATCAGGGCCGAAATGCAGGTGGTGTTACAGGAATGCGTTTATCCGCAGAGGATAAATTAATAGGTGCTTGCATAGTCAGAGAAGATGCCAAACTTTTGGTGATCACCGAGAATGGATATGGAAAACGGACCGACTTCGATGAATTTTCCACTAAAGGTCGTGGTGGAAAGGGAATGGGCTATGTAAAAATCAATGATAAGAATGGAAATGCAGTGGGTATCGCCAGTATTTCAGAAGAGGATGAGATCATTGTAATTGCTCAATCCGGGATGGTGATTCGTGTGGAAGGGAAAGAAGTTTCTCATATAGGAAGAGTTACTGCCGGGGTGAAAGTTGTGGATTTAAAAGAAGAAGATCTGGTCCAGGACTTTGCTATTATCCAGGAAGAGAAAGATGTTGAAGATCCGTAA